The Gemmatimonadaceae bacterium genome contains a region encoding:
- a CDS encoding amidase, which yields MAAVSVAVAPATAQPTRARAAFRLEETTIASVHAAFRARTLTCHALVQRYLDRIAAYDKRGPAINALVTINPSALTVADSLDTRYAKSGPVGPLHCIPMIVKDNFETTDLQTTAGSLALEGWRPPQDATMVRKIRDAGAIVLAKSNLAEWAFTPYETVSSILPGYTRNPYALDRVTAGSSGGTAAAVAANFGEVGLGSDTGNSIRGPSAHQALVGIRSTMGLTSRAGVVPLNAVADIAGPMARTVADAVAVFNVVVGSDPADTVTAPADAKREPDYRVFLRRGSLAGARIGILRQAYERTTLDPEVKAVFERAVGALRTAGATIIDTARVDSLDAIQRRQQGGCNRFRADLERYFAARGPNAPVKTIDEILRSRKFHPTVEQRLRDASLVTESPEQSAGCQSRERVRAALRVAVVQLMDSLKLDALVYPTWSNPPRLIGDLNTPHGDNSQLFSPSTGFPAITVPMGYTREQRLPAGMTFFGRPWSEGRLIALAFDFEQATKHRREPVLRTKY from the coding sequence ATGGCCGCGGTGTCCGTGGCCGTCGCGCCGGCGACCGCGCAACCCACCCGCGCCCGCGCCGCGTTCCGCCTTGAAGAAACCACCATCGCCAGTGTGCACGCCGCGTTCCGCGCCCGTACGCTGACCTGCCACGCCCTGGTGCAGCGGTACCTCGACCGCATCGCCGCGTATGACAAGCGCGGTCCGGCCATCAACGCGTTGGTGACCATCAATCCGTCGGCGCTCACTGTCGCCGATTCGCTCGACACGCGCTATGCGAAGTCCGGACCCGTGGGGCCGCTGCATTGCATCCCCATGATCGTCAAGGACAATTTCGAAACCACCGATCTGCAAACGACTGCTGGATCACTGGCCCTCGAAGGGTGGCGTCCGCCGCAGGACGCCACGATGGTGCGCAAGATCCGTGACGCCGGCGCGATCGTGCTGGCCAAGTCGAATCTGGCCGAGTGGGCGTTCACACCGTACGAAACGGTGAGCTCTATTCTGCCGGGCTACACGCGCAATCCGTATGCGCTCGATCGTGTCACCGCCGGCTCCAGCGGCGGAACCGCGGCGGCCGTCGCCGCCAACTTCGGTGAAGTAGGCTTGGGTTCGGACACGGGCAACTCCATTCGCGGGCCGTCGGCGCATCAGGCGCTGGTGGGCATCCGCTCCACGATGGGACTCACGTCGCGCGCCGGGGTGGTGCCGCTCAATGCCGTGGCCGACATCGCCGGCCCCATGGCGCGCACGGTCGCTGACGCCGTGGCGGTGTTCAACGTCGTGGTGGGCAGCGACCCAGCGGACACCGTCACCGCGCCTGCCGACGCGAAGCGTGAGCCGGACTACCGCGTGTTCCTCCGTCGCGGGTCGTTGGCCGGTGCGCGTATTGGCATTCTCCGGCAGGCGTACGAACGCACCACGTTGGACCCTGAGGTAAAGGCCGTGTTCGAGCGCGCGGTTGGCGCGCTGCGCACCGCCGGTGCGACGATCATCGATACGGCCCGTGTGGATTCGCTCGACGCCATTCAGCGACGACAGCAGGGCGGGTGCAATCGCTTCCGCGCCGATTTGGAGCGCTACTTCGCCGCGCGTGGTCCGAATGCACCGGTGAAGACCATCGACGAGATCCTGCGCAGTCGCAAGTTCCATCCCACGGTGGAACAGCGCCTGCGTGACGCGTCGCTGGTCACCGAGTCACCCGAGCAAAGCGCCGGTTGTCAGAGTCGCGAACGCGTACGCGCCGCACTCCGCGTGGCCGTGGTGCAACTGATGGACTCGTTGAAACTGGACGCGCTGGTCTACCCGACGTGGAGCAACCCGCCGCGACTGATTGGCGACCTGAATACGCCCCACGGCGACAACAGCCAGCTGTTCTCGCCGAGCACGGGATTCCCGGCGATCACGGTGCCGATGGGCTACACCCGCGAACAGCGGTTACCGGCAGGCATGACGTTCTTCGGACGGCCATGGAGCGAGGGACGCCTGATCGCGCTGGCGTTTGATTTTGAACAGGCCACGAAGCACCGACGGGAACCAGTACTCAGGACTAAGTACTAA
- a CDS encoding NAD(P)-dependent oxidoreductase: MSSVTVLGTGLLGSAFAEGLLSRGGSSVTVWNRTRGKAEPLAALGARIADTPSDAVRGADRVHLVLLDDDAVDATIAELRPGLSPNAVIIDHTTTLPARTAARVAALDAVGVAYLHAPVMMGPPAARSAKGMMLVAGSNERVARVHDGLSAMTGELWHVGERADLAAVYKLVGNAMVLSLIGTVADIMHLVDSAGVPRSGAMDMLAKTNPAGAMAFRGAMMRDNQFDTNFALDVARKDVRLMLETASAQPVPLLRALAQRMDTLIADGEGGKDFAVLGRRETKGH; the protein is encoded by the coding sequence ATGTCCTCCGTAACAGTTCTCGGTACCGGCCTCCTCGGCAGCGCCTTCGCAGAGGGCTTGCTCTCGCGCGGTGGATCCTCGGTCACCGTGTGGAACCGCACGCGCGGCAAGGCGGAACCACTGGCCGCGCTCGGCGCGCGCATTGCCGACACACCGAGCGATGCCGTGCGCGGCGCCGATCGGGTGCATCTCGTGCTGCTTGATGACGATGCCGTGGATGCCACGATTGCCGAGCTGCGACCGGGACTCTCACCGAACGCCGTGATCATCGATCACACCACCACGCTGCCGGCACGAACGGCGGCACGCGTCGCCGCGCTTGACGCGGTCGGCGTGGCGTATCTGCATGCCCCGGTGATGATGGGTCCGCCCGCAGCCCGCTCGGCCAAAGGAATGATGCTGGTGGCGGGATCCAACGAGCGTGTCGCGCGTGTCCACGACGGGCTGTCCGCGATGACTGGTGAGTTGTGGCATGTGGGCGAACGGGCCGATCTCGCCGCCGTCTACAAGTTGGTGGGGAACGCGATGGTGCTGAGCCTGATAGGCACGGTCGCCGATATCATGCATCTGGTGGACAGTGCCGGTGTGCCTCGCAGCGGGGCGATGGACATGCTGGCCAAAACGAATCCGGCGGGCGCGATGGCGTTTCGGGGGGCCATGATGCGCGACAATCAGTTCGACACGAATTTCGCGCTCGATGTCGCGCGCAAGGACGTCCGTCTGATGCTGGAAACGGCCAGTGCGCAGCCGGTGCCACTGCTCCGGGCACTGGCGCAGCGCATGGACACGCTCATCGCAGACGGGGAAGGGGGCAAGGATTTCGCTGTACTGGGCCGTCGCGAGACCAAAGGACATTGA
- a CDS encoding TolC family protein: protein MPSGLPLTNRVCLARAARIVLTLLSLSAGCAHYVSVPLSASRTLDDLEARRLDAPAVGEFLKAGRAVEAWPLSTWNLRQLSLAAFFYSPSLDVARAQWQSAQGGVITAGGRPNPTLSAGEGFDATTPATQISPWMPQVSLALPIEMAGKRGVRVDRARAQAEVAHFNVLTTAWQVRRAVREAYVELFAATAIDSLQSTRQSLAAEVVRILEAQRAVGDVAVFDVTQARLALADARIAALSAQQRHVEARSALAAAVGVSTVALDATRFTFDEFARPAPLVPDREVRRVALLQRADVRAALADYDVSQANLKLEIRNQYPDLTLGPGYQLDQTDVKWSLSLSLPVALLNRNQGPIAEARARREEMAARFLALQARVIVEVDRAVAASALTRLQVSVADSITTSLGRQQRSTEAGYRAGELSKLQLLGVQLELVSAALARIDVVSRAQLTVGALEDAMQSTFDLEPWIIATPNRGGATTLPAKDQPS, encoded by the coding sequence ATGCCTTCCGGATTGCCGCTGACGAATCGTGTGTGCCTCGCGCGTGCCGCTCGCATCGTACTGACGTTGCTGTCGCTCTCGGCCGGCTGCGCGCACTATGTGTCGGTGCCGCTTTCGGCCTCGCGCACGCTGGATGACCTCGAAGCGCGACGTCTCGATGCGCCGGCGGTTGGTGAGTTCCTGAAAGCCGGGCGCGCGGTCGAAGCCTGGCCGTTGTCGACATGGAACCTGCGGCAGCTCAGCCTCGCGGCCTTTTTCTACTCGCCCTCCCTCGACGTGGCCCGCGCCCAGTGGCAGTCAGCGCAGGGCGGCGTCATTACGGCCGGCGGGCGCCCGAACCCCACCCTGAGCGCTGGAGAGGGATTCGACGCCACCACGCCAGCCACGCAGATCAGTCCGTGGATGCCCCAGGTGTCTCTTGCCCTGCCAATCGAGATGGCTGGCAAGCGGGGCGTACGAGTTGATCGGGCCCGCGCCCAGGCGGAGGTGGCGCACTTCAATGTGCTGACCACCGCCTGGCAGGTGCGCCGCGCCGTGCGTGAAGCCTACGTCGAGCTGTTTGCCGCCACCGCGATCGACTCCCTGCAATCCACGCGGCAGTCACTGGCGGCGGAGGTGGTGCGCATTCTCGAGGCCCAGCGTGCCGTCGGTGACGTGGCGGTGTTTGACGTGACGCAGGCTCGCCTGGCGCTGGCCGACGCGCGCATCGCCGCCTTGTCAGCGCAGCAGCGGCACGTGGAGGCCCGCAGTGCGCTGGCGGCCGCTGTCGGCGTCAGCACGGTCGCGCTCGACGCCACGAGATTCACGTTCGACGAGTTCGCGCGGCCCGCGCCGTTGGTGCCCGACCGCGAGGTGCGGCGCGTCGCGCTGCTGCAGCGCGCCGATGTGCGTGCCGCGTTGGCCGACTACGACGTGAGTCAGGCCAACCTCAAACTCGAAATCCGCAACCAGTATCCCGACCTGACCCTCGGCCCGGGGTATCAGTTGGACCAGACCGATGTGAAGTGGAGCCTGTCGTTGTCGTTGCCGGTGGCGCTGTTGAATCGCAATCAGGGCCCCATCGCCGAGGCGCGCGCGCGTCGCGAGGAAATGGCGGCGCGCTTCCTCGCGCTGCAGGCCCGCGTGATTGTCGAGGTGGATCGCGCGGTCGCAGCCTCCGCACTCACGCGATTGCAGGTGTCCGTGGCCGACAGCATTACCACGTCGCTAGGGCGCCAGCAGCGGAGCACCGAGGCGGGGTATCGCGCCGGTGAACTGTCCAAACTGCAACTGCTTGGTGTGCAGTTGGAACTGGTCAGCGCGGCGCTGGCGCGTATTGACGTGGTGTCGCGCGCCCAACTCACGGTGGGGGCGCTGGAGGATGCCATGCAGTCAACGTTTGATCTCGAACCGTGGATAATTGCCACGCCCAACCGTGGTGGTGCCACCACTCTCCCAGCGAAGGATCAGCCGTCATGA
- a CDS encoding efflux RND transporter periplasmic adaptor subunit: MSKRVVVGLFAVVAAVSAVVYMRRAEPTEADIVTDVAVHTAPVTRATLHQYVTAYGYVEAAPMRAGVNAAGATVSPQAAGVLTAILISEGQSVRQGAVLFRLESRMADVAVQKAERDMAFAEQVAQRQRQLLPSDGTSARAVQEAEQRLNEARSALASAQTARAYLEVVAPLSGTVVGLSARVGQSVDAATVLARLVDLNRLVIAADVPVAEAAQLKAGQRVLIGMDSTARRGVVTVVSREVDARTGTNRLQASLPAGSGLAPGQFTDLRIVTHEQPQAMVVPVASVVTRPGEGQWIMVVDGDQASRLPVTVGIRDGDLIEVTGDGLREGMLVVTIEAYSLPEKTRVHIIRR; encoded by the coding sequence ATGAGCAAGCGTGTGGTGGTGGGCCTGTTCGCCGTGGTCGCGGCGGTGAGTGCCGTCGTATACATGCGTCGCGCCGAGCCCACCGAAGCAGACATCGTGACCGACGTCGCGGTACACACCGCGCCGGTCACACGTGCCACGCTTCATCAGTATGTCACGGCCTACGGCTATGTGGAGGCGGCGCCAATGCGTGCCGGCGTCAACGCGGCCGGTGCGACGGTCTCGCCGCAGGCGGCGGGTGTGTTGACGGCCATCCTGATCAGCGAAGGACAGTCGGTGCGTCAGGGTGCCGTGCTGTTTCGCCTGGAAAGCCGCATGGCGGATGTGGCCGTGCAAAAGGCCGAGCGCGATATGGCCTTCGCCGAACAGGTGGCCCAGCGGCAACGGCAGCTGCTGCCCAGTGACGGGACGTCAGCGCGTGCGGTTCAGGAAGCGGAGCAGCGTCTGAATGAGGCCAGAAGCGCGCTGGCGTCGGCGCAAACCGCGCGCGCCTACCTCGAGGTGGTGGCGCCATTATCCGGCACCGTGGTGGGTCTCTCGGCACGGGTTGGACAGTCGGTTGATGCGGCCACCGTGCTGGCGCGACTGGTCGATTTGAATCGACTGGTGATTGCCGCCGATGTCCCGGTGGCCGAGGCCGCGCAGCTCAAGGCGGGCCAGCGGGTGTTGATCGGCATGGACAGTACGGCGCGCCGTGGCGTGGTGACTGTCGTGAGCCGCGAAGTGGATGCGCGTACCGGCACGAATCGCCTGCAGGCGTCACTGCCCGCGGGCAGCGGACTGGCGCCGGGCCAGTTCACCGATCTGCGTATCGTTACGCACGAGCAACCCCAGGCCATGGTCGTTCCCGTGGCCAGCGTGGTAACTCGACCGGGGGAAGGGCAGTGGATCATGGTGGTCGACGGCGACCAGGCCTCACGACTTCCGGTCACCGTGGGCATCCGCGATGGCGACCTGATAGAAGTCACCGGCGACGGGCTGCGGGAGGGCATGCTGGTGGTGACCATCGAAGCCTACAGCCTGCCCGAGAAAACGCGCGTGCACATCATCCGGCGCTAG
- a CDS encoding efflux RND transporter permease subunit has protein sequence MLGKLATRSSLSIIFLCVALCFAGIAAAWTLSSSVFPMTNFPRVVILVDNGIMPTDEMMARITRPIEEAMKDIPGAVTVKSATGRGSAEINVFFTWTVDMVQSELYVLGRLSQIRSTLPATADTRVQRLTFAAFPIIGVSLVSDTRDITELWETARYRIKPKFLQIPGVARVDLVGGRTPEYHIIVDPIRLTAAGLSLSDVALALEANNLVASAGLHEEDHTLYLTMVDGRIRSLRDIEHFVVSAPNGHPVQVRDFAVVRRAPEPVFNKVTADGHPAVLLNVRSQPDGSTLDIATALRAQVSELRRDLPPDTKLAFFYDQSEIVRASVASVWEAIVFGLLLSLLILYAFLRNWRTTLVATTVIPVTVLATLVAMRLMGLTFNLMTLGGIAAAIGLVIDDAIVVVESIHHRIMSGLGAVAAVEAGISDIIRPLIGSTLTPVVVFLPLALLDGLTGVFFRALALTMVVALLTSLVLAVTLIPALSANLLRERTTGDEPVHEETVGRLLQATIALYESALRPALRQPWAVMGICAAILGAGVFLYGRLDSEFLPVMDEGGFVIDYVTPAGTSLEETDRQLLAAEAIIQTIPEVDSYSRRTGARLALAIAEPNTGDFLVKLKRDRARSTDDVISALRQRFNTELPGAEWEFPKVLGDLIGDLMWAPKPIEVRLFSTDQEWLKKKAPEIAARVEKIAGVVDVFDGLVYTGPTVALHARAVDARRFGLSSDDIAATVNAAVLGRAASSVLEGDRIVDIRVKMDTARLATVEQIMNLPIRTSTGMLVKLSQVVDVVKEPGQLELRREDSRQDVAVTARTEGRDMGSAVAEIRQAIAADSTIPAGVVEFGGLYQQQQESFRNLLVVLLMAVGLVFTVLLFEFGSFAEPVAIVFGAVLALFGTVLALWLTGTSFNVVSFLGAIIGVGIVAKNGILMLDFVKHLRADGVDLAEALVRSGRRRLRPVLMTSLAAALGMLPLAWGIGSGADMLQPLAIAVIGALTISVVLSLIATPTMYFLLTKPRS, from the coding sequence GTGCTCGGCAAGCTCGCGACGCGCTCGTCGCTCTCGATCATCTTCCTGTGTGTGGCGCTCTGCTTTGCCGGGATCGCCGCCGCCTGGACGTTGTCGTCGTCGGTGTTCCCCATGACGAACTTTCCGCGGGTGGTGATCTTGGTCGACAACGGCATCATGCCGACCGACGAGATGATGGCGCGCATCACGCGCCCCATCGAAGAAGCGATGAAGGACATTCCGGGCGCCGTGACCGTGAAGTCGGCCACCGGTCGCGGCTCGGCCGAAATCAACGTGTTCTTCACGTGGACCGTGGATATGGTGCAGTCCGAGCTGTACGTGCTGGGCCGACTCTCCCAGATTCGCAGCACACTCCCGGCCACTGCGGACACGCGGGTGCAGCGGCTGACGTTCGCAGCGTTCCCGATCATTGGCGTAAGCCTGGTCAGCGACACGCGTGACATCACCGAGTTGTGGGAGACCGCGCGGTACCGCATCAAACCGAAGTTCCTGCAGATTCCCGGCGTAGCGCGCGTCGATCTCGTGGGAGGCCGGACGCCCGAATATCACATCATCGTTGATCCCATCCGGCTCACGGCGGCCGGCCTCAGCCTGAGTGACGTGGCGCTGGCGCTCGAAGCCAACAACCTTGTCGCGTCGGCGGGATTGCACGAGGAAGACCACACGTTGTACCTGACGATGGTCGATGGACGCATTCGGTCGCTGCGCGACATCGAGCACTTCGTGGTGTCGGCACCCAACGGGCATCCGGTGCAGGTGCGCGATTTCGCCGTCGTGCGTCGCGCGCCGGAACCGGTGTTCAACAAGGTCACCGCCGATGGACATCCGGCGGTGCTGTTGAACGTGCGCAGTCAGCCCGACGGCAGCACTCTGGACATTGCCACGGCGCTTCGCGCACAGGTGAGTGAACTGCGGCGTGACCTGCCGCCTGACACGAAGCTGGCGTTTTTCTACGATCAGTCGGAAATCGTGCGCGCCTCGGTGGCCAGTGTGTGGGAAGCCATCGTGTTCGGTCTCCTGCTGTCCTTGCTCATTCTGTATGCGTTCCTGCGCAACTGGCGCACCACGTTGGTCGCCACCACGGTCATCCCGGTGACCGTGCTCGCCACCCTGGTGGCCATGCGGTTGATGGGCCTGACGTTCAACCTGATGACGTTGGGCGGTATCGCGGCGGCGATCGGGCTGGTCATCGACGACGCGATCGTGGTGGTGGAGTCGATTCATCATCGGATCATGAGCGGCCTTGGCGCCGTCGCCGCGGTCGAAGCGGGAATCAGCGATATCATTCGCCCGCTCATCGGGTCCACGCTGACGCCCGTGGTGGTGTTCCTGCCACTGGCACTGCTGGACGGACTGACCGGCGTGTTCTTCCGCGCGCTGGCGCTCACCATGGTCGTTGCGCTGCTCACCTCGCTCGTGTTGGCGGTGACGCTGATTCCGGCGCTGTCGGCCAACCTGTTGCGCGAGCGGACGACGGGCGACGAACCGGTGCACGAGGAGACGGTGGGCCGCCTGTTGCAGGCGACCATTGCGCTGTATGAAAGCGCGCTACGTCCGGCGTTGCGGCAACCGTGGGCCGTGATGGGAATCTGCGCCGCAATTCTGGGTGCGGGAGTATTCCTCTATGGTCGCCTCGACAGCGAATTCCTGCCGGTGATGGATGAGGGTGGATTCGTGATCGACTACGTCACGCCGGCCGGGACGAGTCTCGAGGAGACCGATCGGCAATTGCTGGCGGCCGAAGCGATCATCCAGACGATACCGGAGGTGGACAGCTACTCGCGACGCACCGGTGCCCGGTTGGCGTTGGCGATCGCGGAGCCCAACACCGGCGACTTCCTGGTCAAGTTGAAGCGCGATCGCGCGCGGTCCACGGACGACGTGATTTCAGCGCTGCGGCAACGCTTCAACACCGAGTTGCCGGGCGCCGAGTGGGAATTTCCCAAGGTCCTGGGCGATTTGATTGGCGATCTGATGTGGGCGCCCAAACCGATTGAAGTGCGGTTGTTCTCCACCGATCAGGAGTGGCTCAAGAAGAAGGCGCCGGAAATCGCGGCGCGGGTCGAGAAGATTGCGGGCGTCGTGGATGTGTTTGACGGATTGGTGTACACGGGACCGACGGTGGCGCTGCACGCGCGCGCGGTCGATGCGCGCCGGTTTGGATTGTCATCGGATGATATCGCCGCCACGGTGAATGCCGCCGTGTTGGGTCGCGCCGCATCTTCGGTGCTGGAAGGCGATCGCATCGTGGACATCCGCGTGAAGATGGACACAGCGCGCCTGGCGACCGTCGAGCAGATCATGAACCTGCCCATCCGCACATCGACGGGCATGCTGGTCAAGCTGTCACAGGTGGTTGATGTGGTGAAGGAGCCCGGTCAATTGGAACTGCGTCGCGAGGACAGTCGTCAGGATGTGGCGGTCACGGCGCGCACCGAAGGGCGCGACATGGGCAGCGCCGTCGCGGAGATTCGTCAGGCCATCGCCGCCGACAGTACGATCCCGGCCGGTGTGGTGGAATTCGGGGGGTTGTATCAGCAGCAGCAGGAGTCGTTCCGGAACCTGCTGGTGGTGCTGTTGATGGCCGTGGGGTTGGTGTTCACGGTGCTGCTGTTCGAGTTCGGATCGTTTGCGGAACCCGTTGCGATTGTCTTTGGCGCGGTGCTGGCGTTGTTCGGTACGGTCCTGGCGCTGTGGCTGACCGGCACGTCGTTCAATGTGGTGTCGTTCCTGGGTGCCATCATCGGTGTGGGCATCGTGGCCAAGAACGGCATTCTGATGCTCGATTTTGTGAAGCATCTCCGGGCCGACGGTGTCGACCTGGCCGAAGCGCTGGTGCGCTCGGGCCGGCGTCGGCTGCGTCCGGTGCTCATGACGTCACTGGCGGCCGCGTTGGGCATGCTGCCACTGGCGTGGGGCATCGGGTCGGGGGCCGACATGCTGCAGCCGCTGGCCATTGCGGTCATAGGCGCGCTGACCATTTCCGTGGTGCTGTCACTGATTGCCACGCCAACCATGTATTTCCTGCTGACGAAACCCCGCAGCTGA
- a CDS encoding M1 family metallopeptidase — MSKSCLASRAPRQLLLGALIGLSTPIGLLLAQVAPAAAVAPDRAIRRDIPITNAIRRAYAAGTRDSTGRPGRAYWQLRTDYRITVSLEPSTQRLTGTAHITIHNNSPDALSVIGLRLDPNHFLGNAPHAAPWVPAEVTDGMVIRRLAVDGKAANLNAPPAAGGGRGAANAPPPTEPVLQNPQSTVARIRLPAPIAPNATAVLDIDWSHKIPGGPGANHRMVQRWADTLFQPTQWYPRVSVYDDLRGWDSELYLGPSEFYNNFGTFDVSIDVPAGWIVSGTGVLQNPNEVLTPQARQRLSQALGSNANTTIVGPDEVGPGQATAAGGANGRLTWKFHADTVNDFAWATAKKFVWQTTRATIPGKGVVPVHMYFLPGRAASFARAGELSRHALEFYSALWFPYQFPQLTLQDGPSAGMEYPMVINSNQGAADHETGHQWWPMVVSNNETWYGWMDEGFNQYMNVLSDADNAKRAPSFNGAGQSYGRTSGNEAEPPMMWNANYAGPGFYGFTTYQKTPLMLSMLGGIVGDTAVQRAHREWANAWLFKHPSPWDYMFFMSKALGRDLGWFWNSWLFTTESVDGRIASVKTAGMRTTVTVAQDGQMPSPVVLEVKFAAKGPAIRPMKNAVMTDSVTAVMTWPVDVWFSGKRTFTADLVFGGRKIEKLTLDPNGRFPDRDAKDNVWSGVP; from the coding sequence ATGTCCAAGTCTTGTCTTGCGTCGCGCGCGCCACGTCAGCTGCTGTTGGGCGCGTTGATCGGCCTGTCCACGCCGATTGGCCTGTTGCTCGCGCAGGTGGCACCGGCCGCGGCTGTCGCGCCGGATCGCGCCATTCGTCGCGACATCCCGATCACCAATGCCATTCGGCGTGCGTACGCCGCCGGCACGCGCGATTCCACGGGACGCCCGGGGCGCGCGTACTGGCAGTTGCGAACCGACTATCGCATCACCGTGTCGCTTGAGCCGTCCACGCAGCGTCTGACCGGTACGGCGCACATCACGATTCACAACAACAGCCCCGACGCGCTGTCGGTGATTGGATTGCGACTCGACCCGAATCATTTTCTGGGCAATGCCCCGCACGCCGCACCGTGGGTGCCGGCGGAAGTCACGGATGGAATGGTGATCAGACGATTGGCAGTGGATGGCAAGGCCGCCAATCTGAACGCACCTCCGGCGGCCGGTGGTGGACGTGGAGCCGCCAACGCCCCGCCGCCAACCGAGCCCGTGTTGCAGAACCCGCAGTCCACGGTGGCGCGCATTCGACTGCCGGCACCGATTGCGCCCAATGCGACGGCGGTACTGGACATCGATTGGTCGCACAAGATCCCCGGCGGACCAGGGGCCAATCATCGCATGGTGCAGCGGTGGGCCGACACGTTGTTCCAGCCTACACAGTGGTACCCACGCGTCTCGGTGTATGACGACCTGCGCGGGTGGGACAGCGAACTGTATCTCGGCCCGTCGGAATTCTACAACAACTTCGGCACGTTTGACGTGAGCATCGATGTGCCGGCCGGCTGGATTGTCAGTGGCACCGGTGTGCTGCAAAATCCCAACGAGGTGCTCACACCGCAGGCGCGGCAACGTCTGTCGCAGGCACTCGGCAGCAACGCCAATACCACCATTGTGGGTCCCGACGAAGTAGGACCCGGGCAGGCCACCGCCGCGGGTGGTGCGAACGGTCGCCTGACATGGAAGTTTCACGCCGACACCGTGAACGACTTTGCCTGGGCTACGGCGAAGAAGTTCGTGTGGCAAACCACGCGCGCCACCATTCCCGGCAAGGGTGTTGTGCCTGTTCACATGTATTTCCTGCCCGGACGCGCTGCCAGCTTTGCGCGTGCCGGCGAGTTGTCACGCCACGCGCTGGAGTTCTATTCGGCATTGTGGTTCCCGTATCAGTTCCCGCAGCTCACGCTGCAGGACGGTCCCAGCGCCGGTATGGAATACCCGATGGTGATCAACTCCAACCAGGGCGCTGCCGACCACGAAACGGGGCACCAGTGGTGGCCGATGGTGGTGAGCAACAACGAAACGTGGTACGGCTGGATGGACGAGGGATTCAATCAATACATGAACGTGTTGTCCGACGCCGACAACGCCAAGCGCGCGCCGTCATTCAATGGCGCAGGGCAATCGTACGGTCGCACCAGTGGCAACGAAGCCGAGCCACCGATGATGTGGAACGCCAACTACGCCGGTCCGGGCTTTTACGGCTTCACCACGTACCAGAAGACACCGCTGATGTTGTCGATGCTGGGTGGCATTGTCGGTGACACCGCCGTGCAGCGCGCGCATCGCGAATGGGCCAATGCGTGGCTGTTCAAGCATCCTTCGCCGTGGGACTACATGTTTTTCATGAGCAAGGCGCTGGGTCGCGATCTGGGATGGTTCTGGAACTCCTGGCTGTTCACCACGGAAAGCGTGGATGGGCGCATTGCCAGTGTGAAGACCGCGGGCATGCGCACGACGGTCACCGTGGCGCAAGACGGACAGATGCCGTCGCCGGTGGTGCTGGAGGTGAAGTTTGCCGCCAAGGGGCCGGCAATACGGCCGATGAAGAACGCGGTGATGACCGACAGCGTGACGGCCGTCATGACCTGGCCGGTGGACGTGTGGTTCTCGGGGAAGCGCACATTCACCGCCGATCTGGTATTCGGTGGCCGCAAAATCGAGAAACTCACGCTTGATCCGAACGGACGGTTCCCGGACCGGGATGCCAAGGACAACGTGTGGAGCGGCGTGCCCTGA